A stretch of DNA from Thiomicrospira sp. XS5:
TTGACTTCGGTGCCAACCTGAAAATCCTTAATTGTGGTTTCCTGCCGTGTATGCGGCACAATATTAACATCAAACGTGTTACCGTCCACCTGATTCACGGTCAAACTGATACCGTTAATGCAGATGGACCCTTTCGCGGCAATGTACTTGCTCAACGCCACCGGCGATTCAATCTGATAACGCCAGGAGCGTGCCTCCTGGCGAATCGAAGCCACTTTGCCGATGCCGTCTACATGACCACTGACCAAATGACCACCCAATCGATCCTGCAGACGCAGCGCTTTTTCAAGATTCACCTGCGAACCCACCTTCAAATGTCCCAACGTCGAGACCTTAAGGGTTTCCGCCGACACGTCGGCGACGTAAAAATCCTGCCCGAGCTCAACCGCCGTCAAGCACACACCATTGCAAGCGATACTGTCACCGATTTTAACGTCGCTCATGTCGAGCTTTCCAGTGGCGATGGTCATTTTCGCATCCCCATTGACCGGCTGAATTTTTCGAATGGTGCCTTCTGCTTCGATAATGCCTGTAAACATGTCCGCTCCTAAAAAGATGTCACCAGAGTGGTTGCGTCGGAAACCGGCTTCAAAACCAAGTGTAAATCGTCCCCGACGGTTTGAACCGACTGATATTGAAACGGCATTTTATCACTCATTGCGACCAGGCCTGGCAAAAAGAACATCGGTTTAGCCTCATGCCCCATCAGGCAAGGCGCCATAAACACATGCAACTCGTTCACGTAACCGGACTGCAAAAAAGCACCCGCCACGATCGCACCGGCCTCCACCAACACGTCAAAGACCTGCTCTTCCTGATAAAGGTACTCCAGCACCGACAGAATGTCCAACTTATCGCCATCGGCTTCCACCGCAACAATTTCCGCGCCGGCATTTGCCAACAACTCGACCAATTCCGGCTGATCCTCGGCGGTTTCTCGCGACGTCATCAAAATGGTTCGTCCGGGCTGAGACAGCATTTTTGCGTCGGCCGGCATACTCAGGTGCGCATCCAGCACCACGCGAACCGGGTGACTTTCCGCTTCCGACAAGTTCATTGTTTGCAATTCGGCTTCCGGCAAACGCACAGTCATACTTGGATCGTCGGCCAATATCGTACCGATACCGGTGACCAAGGCACCACTTTTCGCACGCATTCGATGCACTTCATGCCGCGCAGCGGCGCCGGTAATCCACTGACTTTCGCCATTGGCCATCGCCGTATGACCATCGAGGCTATTGGCCATTTTCAAACGCACATAAGGCAACTTACAACGCATGGCATGGGCAAACCCAGCGTTCAAAGCTTCCGCTTCCGCTTCTAACAAACCGCTTTGTACGTCAATACCCGCCGCGCCTAATCTGGCCAGACCTTGTCCAGCGACCAATGGGTTTGGGTCTTCCATTGCCACCACCACGCGCCCGACCTTGGCCTCAACCAAAGCGTCGGCACACGGCGGTGTTTTGCCATGGTGCGAACAGGGCTCCAGCGTGACGTAAACCGTCGCGCCTTCCACCGATTCTTGAGCCGCCGCCAACGCCACTCTTTCCGCATGCGGTTCACCGGCCCGTTGATGCCAGCCTTCGGCGATAATACGATTGTCTTTCGTAATGACACACCCGACCGCCGGATTCGGCTTAGTCGAAAACTCGCCTTGACGGGCAAGCGACATCGCCCGGGTCATCATCTGGATATCGAAATCGGAAAAGGTATTGGAGGGAGAATCCATCATTACTGAGAGGTGGTGGCTTTCACCAGTTTTTCAATTTCTTCACGGAAGGCATTAACGTCTTGGAAGGAACGGTAAACGGAAGCAAAGCGGACATACGCCACTTGGTCTAACTCCCGAAGCGCGTCCATCAACAATTCCCCGATTTGTGAGGAAGGAATTTCCTTCACCCCTTCGGCGGTCAATTGCTTATGAATACGGTTGACGACCTGATCGATGACTTCACTTTCCACCGGCCGTTTTTCCAACGCTTTAATCAAACCACGACGGATTTTATCGTCATCGAACTTCTCACGATTACCGTCGGATTTAATGACCCTTGGCAGAGTCAGTTCAGCGGTTTCATAGGTTGTAAAACGCTCACCGCAACGCATGCATTCACGCCGACGACGCACCTGGCTCCCTTCCGTTGCCAATCGGGAGTCGATTACTTTCGTATCCGGCGCATTACAAAAAGGACAATGCATAACTCGCGGTCACCGTTCTTTGTTATCTGAAAAGCTTATTTGTAAACCGGTCTCGCCGAACACAAGGCTTTGACTTTCTCACGAACGTCAGCAATGATCTGCTCGTCCCAAGACTCGCTTTCTTGCTTACAGGAATCAATGACATCACACATCCAGTTCGCCAAATTCACCGAATCTTCTTCGGTGAAGCCACGCGTTGTTGACGCCGCCGTTCCCACTCGAATCCCGCTGGTCACAAATGGCGACATAGGGTCGTTCGGAACCGAGTTTTTGTTGATGGTAATGTGCGCTTCACCCAACGCCGCGTCGACCAATTTGCCGGTCAAGCCTTGCTCAATGAAGCTAACCAGGAACAGGTGGTTTTCGGTACCTTTTGAAACCACGTCATAACCACGATCCATAAAGACTTTTGCCATGGCTTGAGCGTTGGTTTTGACACGCTTGGCGTAGTCTT
This window harbors:
- a CDS encoding riboflavin synthase, which codes for MFTGIIEAEGTIRKIQPVNGDAKMTIATGKLDMSDVKIGDSIACNGVCLTAVELGQDFYVADVSAETLKVSTLGHLKVGSQVNLEKALRLQDRLGGHLVSGHVDGIGKVASIRQEARSWRYQIESPVALSKYIAAKGSICINGISLTVNQVDGNTFDVNIVPHTRQETTIKDFQVGTEVNLEVDLLARYLERMLTAPQDDEQTAPGGVTETLLADRGFI
- the ribD gene encoding bifunctional diaminohydroxyphosphoribosylaminopyrimidine deaminase/5-amino-6-(5-phosphoribosylamino)uracil reductase RibD, producing MMDSPSNTFSDFDIQMMTRAMSLARQGEFSTKPNPAVGCVITKDNRIIAEGWHQRAGEPHAERVALAAAQESVEGATVYVTLEPCSHHGKTPPCADALVEAKVGRVVVAMEDPNPLVAGQGLARLGAAGIDVQSGLLEAEAEALNAGFAHAMRCKLPYVRLKMANSLDGHTAMANGESQWITGAAARHEVHRMRAKSGALVTGIGTILADDPSMTVRLPEAELQTMNLSEAESHPVRVVLDAHLSMPADAKMLSQPGRTILMTSRETAEDQPELVELLANAGAEIVAVEADGDKLDILSVLEYLYQEEQVFDVLVEAGAIVAGAFLQSGYVNELHVFMAPCLMGHEAKPMFFLPGLVAMSDKMPFQYQSVQTVGDDLHLVLKPVSDATTLVTSF
- the nrdR gene encoding transcriptional regulator NrdR; this translates as MHCPFCNAPDTKVIDSRLATEGSQVRRRRECMRCGERFTTYETAELTLPRVIKSDGNREKFDDDKIRRGLIKALEKRPVESEVIDQVVNRIHKQLTAEGVKEIPSSQIGELLMDALRELDQVAYVRFASVYRSFQDVNAFREEIEKLVKATTSQ